One Diadema setosum chromosome 8, eeDiaSeto1, whole genome shotgun sequence genomic window carries:
- the LOC140232147 gene encoding LOW QUALITY PROTEIN: zinc finger MYM-type protein 1-like (The sequence of the model RefSeq protein was modified relative to this genomic sequence to represent the inferred CDS: inserted 1 base in 1 codon; substituted 1 base at 1 genomic stop codon), which translates to MKKHQSGSEGRKQKEQKELQDNAKGSRSLLAYFPRVNKKEPTDTAESTRAREDLSESPTTHENPAIDDSQQGQNSEGPFREKPNQPTSANFKKDNQGRRFRPEWYTSYPWLEWEQTANNGDGAAFCHVCRQGCLXKIPGGGREEESFSKNGFSNWKKATQAFQKHERSESHHLLVYKMNQIWHGRNISERLDHSAKEEMKKNTKYLHAIFSTLQYLAKQGLPIRGHTDHNSNFHTLLTLRCRDIEGFDRWLERKSSWTSHQIQEEMIGMMSRSVMRELAEEMQGKVYAIIADETTDVSKLEQLCICVRVATDELLVEENVLGMYAIDECDAESVHKTIKDALIRYNLPISLCRAASFDGATTFQGKRSGIASRLQEENERITTTHCHMHCINLAVQDMVKNVPKLRNFLTTVTDLINFSRDSPKRCAIVRTVAEGLSSPQTHVRPLCPTRFTVKFKALSSLKEQLQVVXESLTEIENRSSDRDMQSRASGFLNAVSTFDFTISLIISLAIFELSDRLSTAIQGSRVSAGQGVRLTKVAINNLKTLRTETAFDETWSNAVIYAEREGQDDPELPRQPKAPRRYQQSDPHIFKTPKDLYRSMWFDALDQVISGLEDRIASKCIPVLLATEDLLTTAWSKNKVSSESLDCVVKHYKDDLDGPRLDAQLRVLENLASETSTLSTVSTPSVDKIIDTLGATSMKPMIPEVMKLVKLYLIHPATSASAERSFSRLRQLKTYLRSTMSQRRLNSLLILSLYKDKADKADMYDLVNEFISNGDSKRRNTFAHLKKD; encoded by the exons ATGAAGAAGCACCAGTCTGGGTCAGAAGGGAGGAAACAGAAGGAGCAAAAAGAACTCCAAGACAACGCGAAAGGATCGCGATCCCTCCTAGCATATTTCCCCCGAGTAAACAAGAAAGAGCCAACAGACACTGCAGAATCAACCCGGGCAAGAGAAGATTTATCAGAATCACCCACAACCCATGAAAACCCTGCCATAGATGATAGCCAGCAGGGACAAAACAGCGAAGGTCCTTTCAGGGAAAAACCAAATCAACCGACTTCAGCTAACTTCAAGAAAGACAATCAAGGTAGGCGGTTTCGCCCTGAGTGGTATACCTCATACCCATGGTTAGAATGGGAACAAACTGCAAACAACGGTGACGGAGCGGCATTTTGCCACGTATGCCGACAAGGATGCCTGTGAAAAATTCCTGGTGGTGGAAGGGAGGAAGAAAGTTTCAGCAAAAACGGGTTTTCGAATTGGAAAAAGGCAACTCAGGCGTTCCAAAAGCATGAGCGAAGTGAAAGTCATCACCTACTCGTGTACAAAATGAACCAGATCTGGCATGGGAGAAACATTTCTGAGAGGCTTGACCATAGCGCAAAGGAAGAGATGAAAAAGAACACAAAGTATCTTCATGCGATCTTCTCCACTTTGCAGTATCTTGCCAAACAAGGATTACCAATTCGAGGACACACTGACCATAACAGCAACTTTCATACTTTGTTGACACTGCGATGTAGGGACATTGAGGGTTTCGATCGGTGGCTCGAAAGAAAGTCGTCATGGACCTCACACCAGATACAAGAGGAAATGATTGGCATGATGTCCAGATCTGTGATGCGCGAGTTGGCCGAAGAAATGCAAGGGAAGGTATATGCGATCATTGCTGATGAAACCACTGACGTGTCCAAGTTGGAGCAACTTTGTATTTGCGTTCGCGTTGCAACAGATGAATTGCTGGTAGAAGAGAACGTCCTTGGTATGTACGCAATTGATGAGTGTGACGCAGAGTCAGTTCACAAGACTATCAAAGATGCTCTGATAAGGTATAACCTCCCCATCTCTCTGTGCCGGGCTGCAAGCTTTGATGGAGCAACAACATTCCAAGGAAAAAGGAGTGGTATCGCCAGCCGTCTGCAAGAGGAGAATGAGAGAATCACCACCACACACTGCCACATGCACTGCATTAACTTAGCAGTCCAAGACATGGTCAAGAATGTGCCAAAGCTCCGTAACTTTCTTACCACCGTAACGGACTTGATCAACTTCTCCAGGGATTCCCCCAAGCGATGTGCTATAGTCAGAACAGTTGCAGAAGGACTGAGTTCGCCACAAACACATGTAAGGCCACTTTGCCCAACCCGATTCACAGTCAAATTCAAGGCCCTCAGCAGTCTCAAAGAGCAATTGCAGGTGG AAGAGTCCCTGACAGAAATCGAGAACAGATCAAGTGATCGAGACATGCAGTCACGAGCCAGTGGATTCCTTAACGCAGTTTCCACTTTCGACTTCACGATTTCCCTCATCATCAGTCTTGCTATCTTTGAACTGAGCGACCGACTCAGTACGGCAATCCAGGGATCTCGTGTGTCTGCCGGACAGGGGGTCAGGCTTACAAAGGTTGCTATCAACAACCTGAAGACACTGAGGACAGAGACGGCGTTTGATGAAACGTGGAGTAATGCAGTCATCTACGCAGAACGGGAAGGACAGGATGACCCGGAGCTACCCCGACAGCCTAAAGCACCACGACGATATCAGCAGAGTGATCCTCATATCTTCAAAACTCCTAAAGATCTGTACCGAAGTATGTGGTTCGATGCTTTAGACCAAGTAATCAGTGGGCTAGAAGATCGGATTGCATCAAAGTGCATCCCGGTCTTGTTGGCCACAGAAGACCTCTTGACGACAGCCTGGTCCAAAAACAAGGTATCATCCGAGTCCCTAGATTGTGTGGTGAAGCACTATAAAGATGATTTGGATGGCCCTCGTCTTGACGCACAGTTGCGAGTACTAGAGAATTTGGCGTCGGAAACCTCGACACTGTCCACAGTGTCAACACCTTCTGTTGACAAGATCATCGACACTCTTGGAGCGACGTCAATGAAGCCGATGATTCCAGAGGTCATGAAGCTAGTGAAGCTGTATCTTATACATCCCGCTACCTCTGCCTCAGCTGAACGCTCCTTCAGCAGACTCCGTCAACTCAAAACGTATCTCCGTTCGACAATGAGCCAGCGAAGGCTGAACTCTCTTCTGATCTTATCCTTGTATAAGGACAAGGCAGACAAAGCTGACATGTATGACCTTGTCAATGAGTTCATTTCTAATGGAGACAGCAAGagaagaaatacatttgctCATCTTAAAAAGGACTAA